From Pectinophora gossypiella chromosome 18, ilPecGoss1.1, whole genome shotgun sequence, one genomic window encodes:
- the LOC126374888 gene encoding uncharacterized protein LOC126374888 isoform X1, with protein sequence MDSKMFFLVFAMVLSTAYGVQPTNYDLSRNKVNVGAGYGQYPNYGHYPNYPSGPSGPGLYPGGYPGQYPGSNYPGQYPGNHVAGPPGAHPGCPLCDSSVYSYCSHKQAHDSCCCENAAYLPFSCRKSDCKFLYANSCQEYQLISSCCCVDLQKNSIEPVVPVVG encoded by the exons ATGGATAGCAAAATGTTTTTCCTCGTTTTTGCTATGGTGCTTTCCACGGCTTATG GTGTGCAACCCACAAACTACGACCTAAGTCGTAACAAAGTCAATGTTG GAGCAGGATACGGGCAGTATCCCAACTACGGCCACTACCCCAACTACCCGAGCGGGCCAAGCGGACCTGGGTTATACCCCGGGGGTTATCCGGGTCAATACCCGGGGAGTAACTATCCGGGACAGTACCCGGGTAACCACGTGGCGGGGCCCCCTGGCGCGCATCCCGGGTGTCCGTTATGTGACTCTTCAGTCTACAGCTACTGCTCACACAAGCAAGCCCACGATTCGTGCTGCTGTGAGAATGCTGCTT ACCTGCCGTTCAGCTGTCGCAAGTCTGACTGCAAGTTCCTTTACGCCAACTCTTGCCAAGAGTACCAGCTCATCTCCAGCTGTTGCTGCGTAGACCTGCAGAAGAATTCCATCGAGCCAGTTGTTCCCGTCGTCGGATAA
- the LOC126374888 gene encoding uncharacterized protein LOC126374888 isoform X2 — protein MDSKMFFLVFAMVLSTAYGFGLREIWDFLIGAGYGQYPNYGHYPNYPSGPSGPGLYPGGYPGQYPGSNYPGQYPGNHVAGPPGAHPGCPLCDSSVYSYCSHKQAHDSCCCENAAYLPFSCRKSDCKFLYANSCQEYQLISSCCCVDLQKNSIEPVVPVVG, from the exons ATGGATAGCAAAATGTTTTTCCTCGTTTTTGCTATGGTGCTTTCCACGGCTTATG GTTTCGGACTGAGAGAAATTTGGGACTTTTTGATAGGAGCAGGATACGGGCAGTATCCCAACTACGGCCACTACCCCAACTACCCGAGCGGGCCAAGCGGACCTGGGTTATACCCCGGGGGTTATCCGGGTCAATACCCGGGGAGTAACTATCCGGGACAGTACCCGGGTAACCACGTGGCGGGGCCCCCTGGCGCGCATCCCGGGTGTCCGTTATGTGACTCTTCAGTCTACAGCTACTGCTCACACAAGCAAGCCCACGATTCGTGCTGCTGTGAGAATGCTGCTT ACCTGCCGTTCAGCTGTCGCAAGTCTGACTGCAAGTTCCTTTACGCCAACTCTTGCCAAGAGTACCAGCTCATCTCCAGCTGTTGCTGCGTAGACCTGCAGAAGAATTCCATCGAGCCAGTTGTTCCCGTCGTCGGATAA